CTGGATGATGGAGCTCTGGAAGATCCGCAGCTCGCTGGACGATTCGTTGGGGTAATCCAGAATGAGACGGAGCGTATGATTCGCTTGGTTACGGATTTGCTGCATCTGTCCAGGCTCGATTCCAAGGAAGCGATGCTGCGCAAACAGCCAACCGACATCATGGAGATGTTGGAAGAAGTGTCGGATCGTTTTTCGTTCCAGATGCATCAGAAGGATATTCAACCTGTGCTTTCTGTAGAGAACGGGATTCCAGCGGTTCCGCTGGATCGCGACCAAATTGATCAGGTGCTTGATAATGTTGTGTCCAACGCGCTGAAATACACGCTCGAAGGTGGCACAATTACAATTGCAGCCAGACGCAATGATGATCATACTCTCGCCATATCGGTGACCGATACGGGGATGGGAATTCCACAGCGGGATTTGGATCGCATTTTTGAACGGTTTTATCGGGTAGACAAGGCTCGTTCCCGCAGTATGGGCGGCACAGGGCTTGGGTTGTCCATTGCCCGGGAAATTGTGAAGGCTCATGATGGCAATATATCACTGGAGTCTGAGGTGGACGTGGGGACAACGGTAACGTTCACACTGCCTATGCGTGAGGAAGGAGGTGAGCACCTTGAAAGAGCGGATTAAATCTCTGGTGCTTGCTTCCCTCGTCGTTGCCAGTTTGGTACAAAGTTACTTCTTGATCTATCGTTTGCCCGGTGGTGGTGATTCGATTGTGACATCAGAGACGAACTATGTGAAAACCGAGAATATGGGCCAGGAGCGCAATATTGAAGATTTAATTTTCCCTGATCAGATGGTTATTCATCTAGGGGAGGACAAACATACGGTGTTTTATCCGGGTAATACATTCTATCAGTTGATCTATTCACGGTTGCAGGGACGTACGTTTGATGATTTCCAGCGTCGGAGCGTGCAATCGGTCAACTGGGATCAGATTCGGAAGGAGAATCCTGGCTTTGAGCTGTCGTTCAAGGAAGGCATCCCTGTAGCGTTGTTGCAGCGCGTAATGCGGCTCGGGACAGACTCCCTCTTCCAAGGGGAAACGATTAACCGGATCTCGATCTATACCGCCAAAAATGAAACAAAGGCTCACGCACTGTTCTTCAGCGCCAAAGGCGATGTGGTCTACGAGGCGACGCAGGCGGATCTGACAGTTCAGGACGTGCAGCAGCATGTCGACTTCGGCAGCAGCTGGACACCTTATATGCTGATGGACGGCGGGTATTATATCCCGGCAGAAGCACTGGAAACGATTGAGGCTGACGTGCCTACAGGCCAGTTCACTG
Above is a window of Paenibacillus sp. E222 DNA encoding:
- a CDS encoding YycH family regulatory protein, which translates into the protein MKERIKSLVLASLVVASLVQSYFLIYRLPGGGDSIVTSETNYVKTENMGQERNIEDLIFPDQMVIHLGEDKHTVFYPGNTFYQLIYSRLQGRTFDDFQRRSVQSVNWDQIRKENPGFELSFKEGIPVALLQRVMRLGTDSLFQGETINRISIYTAKNETKAHALFFSAKGDVVYEATQADLTVQDVQQHVDFGSSWTPYMLMDGGYYIPAEALETIEADVPTGQFTVEQMQRSLFFDPSMTRNIREKDGSEIYTDSKRSLQVKQEQRWISYTDPAAPPAGQIDAAKDALSAVDFVNQHGGWKGRSRMMLDTTDTKTKLQFQQYYSSFPIMDSMQFRFGTISMEMQQETVSSYERSLEYLNEGAETKKSVTLPGGDKLKALIQKVAGTNRKVVDVYPAYRPSSIEDGLKLIPVWVIHFGNGEETTVS